In the genome of ANME-2 cluster archaeon, one region contains:
- a CDS encoding response regulator, producing MTMLKSKENMKRSKVLVVDDLPTNVKLITAILKRDYEIIPAYSGEEALEKVDSENPDIVLLDIMMPGIDGYEVCKIIKQGDSTRFTPVVMITALSDVGDRIKAIEVDADDFLTKPINTQELITRTRSLLKAKHFHDQLVKSKAIIEAQNDFRAILTNLLPFLFRSIDSSRKTEVIRQMSEQVELFLWAKHIQKQPENMLEMAQSFCILINKLGATFSIDKMGDKGFMLLNTKCPWGDTNINPMFCILGKAILTRVGLRLYSDISVDIEKTIAAGDNYCFFKVLCIGDNL from the coding sequence ATGACAATGTTAAAGAGTAAGGAAAATATGAAACGTAGTAAGGTCTTGGTGGTGGATGACCTGCCTACAAATGTAAAACTCATCACAGCCATTCTTAAAAGAGACTATGAAATAATACCGGCTTATAGTGGGGAAGAAGCTCTTGAAAAAGTAGATTCGGAGAACCCGGACATTGTGCTGCTGGATATCATGATGCCGGGAATTGACGGATATGAAGTATGTAAAATAATAAAACAGGGAGATTCCACCCGTTTTACACCTGTGGTAATGATTACAGCCCTTTCCGATGTGGGGGACAGGATTAAAGCTATAGAGGTAGATGCTGACGATTTCCTCACAAAACCGATAAACACCCAAGAGTTAATTACCCGCACAAGATCCTTGCTGAAGGCAAAACATTTTCATGACCAATTGGTTAAAAGCAAAGCAATAATAGAGGCACAAAATGATTTCAGGGCCATACTAACTAATCTTCTTCCCTTCCTTTTTAGAAGTATTGATTCAAGTAGGAAGACTGAAGTTATTCGTCAGATGAGTGAACAGGTGGAATTATTCCTATGGGCAAAACATATTCAAAAACAGCCTGAAAATATGTTAGAAATGGCCCAGTCATTTTGCATCTTAATAAACAAACTGGGAGCAACTTTCTCAATTGATAAAATGGGCGATAAAGGTTTTATGTTATTAAATACTAAATGTCCATGGGGTGATACCAACATAAATCCTATGTTTTGCATATTAGGAAAGGCCATTTTAACAAGAGTAGGTCTTCGGCTCTACAGCGATATTAGTGTTGATATTGAAAAAACCATAGCTGCTGGAGATAATTATTGTTTTTTTAAGGTATTATGTATAGGAGATAATTTAT
- a CDS encoding HAMP domain-containing histidine kinase: MKYFSRKSWSTSNQGEESLDKSASSIEQDMLSSTFLSSVGHELRSPLTSILGFTSLILEDKTTEISDEQQEQLTMVYESAQDLLELINDVMDISTIEAGEIELVLEMFLLDDVINEVISKLEGAVIGKGLQYKVDIPPDIQVFQDKQRFTQILTNLASNSIKFTNSGIIEITGNNTGNEIPVIVKDSGIGIKEEDIPRLFEPFAQIYSQLESKPRGTGLGLCLCEKVVNLMQGRIRAESEFGKGSVFTFNVPIEYGDVQSE, from the coding sequence ATGAAATACTTCAGCAGGAAGTCATGGAGCACAAGTAACCAGGGGGAAGAATCACTGGATAAAAGCGCCTCCTCTATTGAACAAGACATGCTAAGCAGCACGTTTTTATCATCTGTGGGTCATGAACTGCGTTCACCACTTACTTCGATTTTGGGTTTTACCAGTTTGATCTTGGAGGACAAGACCACTGAAATATCAGATGAACAACAAGAACAACTCACTATGGTCTATGAAAGTGCCCAGGACCTGTTAGAACTCATAAATGATGTGATGGATATCAGCACGATCGAAGCAGGTGAGATCGAACTTGTTTTAGAGATGTTTTTGCTGGATGATGTAATAAACGAGGTAATATCCAAGTTAGAAGGCGCAGTAATAGGGAAGGGGCTGCAATACAAGGTTGACATCCCGCCAGACATCCAGGTGTTTCAGGATAAACAAAGGTTCACCCAGATTTTAACTAACCTTGCCAGTAATTCAATAAAGTTTACGAACTCAGGAATTATTGAAATAACAGGTAATAATACAGGGAATGAGATCCCGGTCATTGTTAAGGACTCAGGCATAGGCATTAAGGAAGAAGATATTCCCAGGTTATTTGAACCATTTGCACAGATATATTCACAGTTGGAAAGTAAACCAAGAGGTACTGGTCTTGGACTATGCCTTTGTGAGAAAGTTGTTAACCTCATGCAAGGCAGGATCCGGGCTGAAAGTGAATTTGGAAAAGGAAGTGTATTTACTTTCAATGTACCGATAGAATATGGAGACGTGCAAAGTGAATGA